A window of Paenibacillus sp. 19GGS1-52 contains these coding sequences:
- a CDS encoding YutD-like domain-containing protein, translating into MIVIGGKGYELMLDHKDGWNPEAFRGRYSEVLDRYDYIIGDWGYSQLRLKGFYRDNHPKVNRDTAISSMVDYINEYCNFGCAYFVLHKLKEAPIEGTFRDILIKEIPEPGTEEALEEESAALLAAAPAKESSSREATGKQNSHQGSPSKDASAKDNIVKDRPVREHQSKNHRSKDAQGKKSNREFQARPPQGQPQNSQNSQPAQPQPVQPPQPPQA; encoded by the coding sequence TTGATCGTTATAGGCGGAAAAGGCTACGAGCTTATGTTGGATCATAAGGACGGTTGGAATCCGGAGGCGTTTCGCGGCAGGTACAGCGAGGTGCTGGATCGATATGATTATATTATCGGTGACTGGGGTTACAGCCAATTGCGATTAAAGGGCTTCTACCGGGATAATCACCCTAAGGTGAACCGGGATACAGCAATTTCAAGCATGGTGGACTATATTAATGAATATTGTAATTTTGGCTGCGCTTATTTCGTACTGCATAAATTAAAAGAAGCGCCGATAGAAGGAACCTTCAGGGATATTCTGATCAAAGAAATCCCTGAACCTGGTACGGAAGAAGCTTTGGAGGAAGAGTCTGCAGCACTTCTGGCGGCTGCCCCAGCGAAGGAGAGTTCTAGCAGGGAAGCAACAGGGAAGCAGAACTCGCATCAGGGTTCTCCAAGCAAGGATGCTTCGGCTAAAGACAATATCGTGAAGGACAGACCTGTGAGAGAACACCAGAGCAAGAACCATCGAAGCAAGGACGCGCAGGGTAAGAAATCTAACAGAGAATTTCAGGCCAGACCGCCGCAAGGCCAGCCTCAGAACTCTCAGAATTCACAGCCTGCACAACCTCAGCCCGTTCAACCTCCACAGCCACCTCAGGCGTAA
- a CDS encoding copper amine oxidase N-terminal domain-containing protein encodes MKKLLSLLSISLLALVLAVPAFAAAKPIDVYINGSKVTFTAGSPFLQNNSVLVPFRVVFEKLGLQVLWDAKTQTVTGKSADLVISLKVGSNRATVNGTVKKLTLAPVSQSGTTYIPLRFIAEATGGTAVWNPANRSVQIDTAVSKTADEAAITALINLSNQYYNEEKAISFYSLMDSESSYTESVSDLNTTFEQYDLKNTIDNLEILSLKANEATVYTIEHSVRTGGYYMPDQQIEYLYTLVRKNGVWKISDFKSQNSTVLLTRDQALIAADVPQADSTAIKDNINKYYQYLNAENTEGVISTMTSYGEEYNASVKANLNEFFTSYNITYTPGISNIYYYGAGEAAIYVESKDKEASEAETYEQGNIFILSKADNGSWTINDTYNVSYELSK; translated from the coding sequence TTGAAGAAATTATTGTCCCTCTTAAGCATCAGCCTGCTGGCTCTGGTGCTTGCAGTTCCGGCTTTTGCCGCTGCAAAACCAATTGATGTGTATATTAACGGCAGTAAAGTTACCTTTACCGCAGGATCACCGTTTTTGCAGAACAATTCAGTACTCGTACCTTTCCGGGTCGTTTTTGAGAAGCTTGGACTACAGGTACTCTGGGATGCCAAGACCCAAACGGTAACAGGTAAAAGTGCGGATCTGGTAATCAGCCTTAAAGTGGGCAGCAACCGCGCAACCGTTAACGGAACAGTCAAAAAACTGACTCTAGCGCCCGTCTCTCAGAGCGGTACAACCTACATACCTTTACGCTTCATTGCCGAAGCAACCGGTGGAACGGCAGTCTGGAATCCCGCTAACAGAAGTGTACAGATTGATACGGCTGTCTCCAAAACAGCGGATGAAGCTGCCATAACAGCATTAATCAACTTATCTAACCAATATTATAACGAGGAAAAAGCCATTAGCTTCTACTCCTTGATGGATTCGGAATCCTCTTACACAGAGTCTGTCTCTGATCTGAATACAACCTTCGAGCAATATGACCTTAAGAATACCATTGACAATCTGGAGATTCTTAGTCTGAAGGCCAATGAAGCTACAGTCTATACGATAGAGCATTCGGTGCGCACGGGTGGCTATTACATGCCAGATCAACAAATTGAATATTTGTATACACTTGTCCGCAAAAATGGAGTCTGGAAAATTTCGGATTTTAAATCGCAGAACTCCACAGTGCTGCTGACACGTGACCAAGCGCTAATCGCCGCCGATGTTCCTCAGGCTGACAGTACAGCAATTAAGGACAATATCAATAAATATTATCAATATTTAAATGCAGAGAATACGGAGGGTGTAATCTCCACCATGACTTCATACGGAGAGGAATATAACGCCTCCGTCAAAGCAAATCTTAATGAGTTCTTCACTTCTTACAATATTACCTATACTCCTGGAATCTCCAACATCTACTACTACGGTGCTGGCGAAGCAGCCATTTATGTAGAAAGCAAGGATAAAGAAGCTAGTGAAGCAGAGACTTACGAGCAAGGAAATATCTTTATTCTATCCAAAGCAGATAATGGTTCGTGGACTATCAATGATACTTACAATGTTTCTTATGAGCTTTCTAAATAA
- the lipA gene encoding lipoyl synthase yields MTNRTAKQPKPDWIKIKLTTGDSYQEIKSMMRSKTLHTVCEEARCPNIYECWASRTATFMILGDICTRACRFCAVNTGLPTELDLLEPERVAEAAEGMNLRHCVVTSVARDDLKDGGSTIFAETVAAIRKRLPLCTVEVLIPDFLGERDSLQIVMNSNPDILNHNIETVERMSDRVRARAKYRRSLELLRRAKEMKPDIPTKSSIMLGVGEEWDEILQAMDDLRAVDCDILTLGQYLQPSPKHLDVEKYYPPEEFAILKEEGMKRGFSHVESGPLVRSSYRAHEQVKSAADAREKKRSVVSG; encoded by the coding sequence TTGACTAATAGGACAGCCAAACAACCCAAGCCGGACTGGATTAAGATCAAGCTAACCACCGGCGATAGCTACCAGGAAATCAAAAGTATGATGCGTTCCAAAACTTTACATACCGTATGCGAGGAAGCCCGCTGCCCGAATATTTACGAATGCTGGGCAAGTCGTACGGCTACCTTTATGATTCTTGGTGATATCTGCACACGCGCTTGTCGTTTTTGTGCTGTGAATACCGGATTGCCGACTGAACTGGATCTGCTGGAGCCTGAACGTGTAGCAGAAGCAGCGGAGGGTATGAACCTTCGTCACTGTGTGGTGACAAGCGTAGCTCGTGATGATCTTAAGGATGGGGGTTCAACGATCTTTGCCGAGACGGTGGCTGCAATTCGTAAGCGCCTTCCTTTATGTACCGTAGAAGTACTTATTCCCGACTTTCTGGGAGAGCGGGACAGCTTGCAAATCGTTATGAACAGCAATCCTGATATTCTTAACCATAACATTGAGACTGTTGAGCGGATGTCGGACCGTGTGCGGGCCAGAGCCAAATATCGTCGTTCCTTAGAGCTGCTGCGCAGAGCCAAAGAGATGAAGCCTGATATTCCTACCAAGTCGAGCATTATGCTTGGGGTGGGTGAGGAGTGGGACGAGATCCTGCAGGCGATGGATGATTTACGAGCAGTGGATTGCGACATTTTGACTTTAGGTCAATATCTGCAGCCTTCACCAAAGCATCTAGACGTTGAGAAATACTATCCACCTGAGGAATTCGCTATACTGAAAGAAGAGGGAATGAAGCGAGGCTTCAGCCACGTGGAATCAGGCCCGCTTGTCCGCAGTTCTTATCGCGCACATGAGCAAGTGAAATCAGCTGCAGATGCACGTGAGAAGAAACGCAGTGTAGTTTCTGGTTAA
- a CDS encoding globin produces the protein MNPNDSIYDNLGGAKGLHHLVELFYDKVKQHPQLSLLFPADIAPVLEKQYQFLSQFFGGPGLYSELHGHPMMRARHMHIPITPERAVEWLQCMKEALEETNVQEPLRSLVMDRLAGPANHFVNMPEE, from the coding sequence ATGAACCCAAATGACAGTATATACGATAATCTGGGGGGCGCTAAGGGACTTCACCATCTGGTGGAACTGTTCTATGATAAAGTAAAGCAACATCCCCAGCTAAGCTTGTTATTCCCTGCAGACATTGCTCCTGTACTGGAGAAGCAGTATCAATTCCTTAGTCAATTCTTTGGTGGTCCAGGTCTTTATTCGGAACTTCATGGTCACCCCATGATGAGAGCAAGACATATGCACATTCCCATTACACCGGAGCGTGCGGTGGAATGGCTGCAGTGCATGAAGGAAGCATTGGAAGAAACGAATGTACAGGAACCACTGCGTTCACTTGTAATGGATCGCTTGGCGGGACCTGCGAATCATTTTGTCAACATGCCCGAGGAATAA
- a CDS encoding S41 family peptidase yields MKSSKIMTALLSSCLALSIVIAPSAFAADEAQASSNSDLINEVMNYLETYNLSGIDKDTLIRGAIDGMVNTLDDPYSQYFDKAEAADFENQVDLEYVGIGIKLQYTGKELYIEEIIPGSPAEQAGLKRGDTIVKINGLAIDDTEGDELSGAAGTKVTLLILRNGVTKSYSVTRNDIASTSVTGKIIGPKIAYITLSGFTQTSDEEFAAVLKNMRAAGMQSMVLDLRDNLGGYMDSAYNIASNFIDKGIMMYTSDQSGTLTPVTITDGSKINVPVVILTNEYTASASEALTGALRDNKLATVVGTRSFGKARIQSLLPMSNGDMLKLTTQKYLTPNKEDFNHIGLSPDIEIQGKSAQLITALQIAGMTSFEASGDNHILNINGSSFAGNVGLVKQGNAIYASSRVLSALLESDVTWDAKNKKVLVTNGAGKTSGFSLSSKEALSQNGETFIELNAFKKKFPSLVWSYNAASNQLKLSVK; encoded by the coding sequence ATGAAATCCAGTAAAATAATGACCGCTCTTCTCAGCAGCTGCCTGGCATTATCCATCGTTATTGCTCCATCCGCTTTCGCTGCAGATGAGGCTCAGGCTTCTTCGAATAGCGACCTGATTAATGAGGTTATGAATTATTTGGAGACTTATAACCTGTCGGGAATCGACAAGGATACCCTAATTCGCGGTGCCATTGACGGCATGGTGAACACTCTTGATGACCCGTACAGTCAATATTTCGACAAGGCAGAAGCCGCTGATTTCGAGAATCAAGTCGATCTCGAATATGTCGGTATCGGAATCAAACTCCAATATACTGGTAAAGAGCTGTATATTGAAGAAATCATTCCTGGTTCACCAGCAGAGCAAGCGGGCCTGAAGCGTGGTGATACCATTGTCAAAATCAATGGTTTAGCCATTGATGATACCGAGGGAGATGAACTGAGCGGAGCTGCAGGGACAAAAGTCACGCTGCTAATCCTCAGAAATGGAGTTACCAAATCCTACAGCGTAACCAGAAATGATATCGCCTCTACTTCTGTTACCGGCAAAATCATCGGACCGAAGATCGCCTATATTACACTTAGCGGCTTCACACAGACCTCTGATGAAGAGTTTGCAGCGGTACTTAAGAATATGCGCGCAGCAGGCATGCAATCTATGGTGCTTGATTTAAGAGACAATTTGGGTGGTTATATGGATTCTGCTTACAATATTGCCTCTAACTTTATTGATAAAGGAATCATGATGTATACCTCTGATCAAAGTGGCACATTGACACCAGTCACCATCACGGATGGCAGCAAAATTAATGTGCCAGTCGTTATCCTGACGAATGAATATACTGCCAGTGCTTCCGAAGCCTTGACAGGCGCACTACGCGATAATAAACTCGCTACTGTTGTTGGCACCCGATCATTTGGTAAAGCACGCATACAAAGCCTTCTGCCGATGTCCAATGGAGATATGCTGAAGCTGACGACTCAGAAATATTTAACACCAAACAAAGAGGACTTCAACCATATTGGGCTTTCTCCCGATATTGAAATTCAAGGTAAGAGTGCCCAGCTAATTACTGCCCTGCAGATTGCTGGTATGACCAGCTTTGAAGCCTCCGGTGACAATCATATTCTGAATATCAACGGAAGCTCATTTGCTGGCAATGTAGGCCTAGTGAAGCAGGGCAATGCAATTTATGCTTCTTCACGAGTATTGTCTGCTCTCTTGGAGAGCGATGTTACCTGGGATGCCAAGAACAAGAAGGTGCTTGTCACGAACGGAGCCGGCAAGACATCCGGCTTCTCATTATCTTCTAAAGAGGCGCTTTCTCAGAACGGTGAGACTTTCATAGAATTAAATGCGTTCAAGAAGAAATTCCCTTCGCTGGTATGGAGCTATAATGCCGCTTCAAATCAATTGAAATTATCCGTAAAATAA
- a CDS encoding LacI family DNA-binding transcriptional regulator, which produces MMKVTISDIAKAANVAKSTVSKVLNDSPKISQDTKRKVKDIMQQMNYIPSSIATGLARQSSLNIGLLVDMSKESEFLNQFFYNIIGGIESVIGPLNYELTLSNVQHDHPEGHFLNRLVRSKRVDGLIANNSVLTEELSIELNRLQFPYISIGEIIPPASWVDFDNVLGGRMLTGHLLEQGYSAIAFIGGQQFETIFTHRCNGFRQALQQAGITVNSNWIVNGQSDEHGGYQAALKLLQSEERPDSIVCMSSYVAFGVLQAAKELGIHVPTQLGIAAFDEYPLSRYTTPPLTSLNIDTFSLGVSSGHLLMDRIRNSDLPSRYLLLEPELIPRESTLRNSSC; this is translated from the coding sequence ATGATGAAGGTTACGATTTCGGATATTGCCAAAGCAGCTAATGTAGCCAAATCCACTGTATCCAAGGTGCTGAACGATTCACCCAAAATATCTCAGGATACGAAGCGCAAAGTCAAGGATATCATGCAGCAGATGAACTACATACCTAGCAGCATCGCCACAGGTCTAGCCAGACAAAGCAGCCTAAATATCGGCTTACTGGTTGACATGTCCAAAGAAAGTGAATTCTTGAATCAATTCTTCTACAACATCATCGGTGGAATCGAGAGCGTCATCGGTCCCCTGAATTACGAATTAACCCTCTCCAATGTACAGCATGACCATCCGGAGGGACATTTTCTGAACAGGCTTGTGCGGAGCAAACGTGTGGATGGCCTCATTGCCAACAACTCAGTGCTGACTGAGGAACTGTCTATAGAACTGAACCGGCTTCAGTTCCCTTATATCTCCATTGGCGAGATCATTCCTCCTGCAAGCTGGGTAGATTTTGACAATGTATTAGGTGGAAGAATGTTAACTGGCCATTTGCTGGAACAGGGCTATTCCGCTATTGCCTTTATCGGCGGCCAGCAGTTCGAAACCATCTTTACCCATCGCTGCAATGGCTTCCGGCAGGCGCTTCAGCAGGCAGGAATTACCGTTAACAGCAACTGGATCGTAAATGGACAATCCGACGAGCATGGTGGCTATCAGGCAGCGCTAAAGCTTCTGCAGAGCGAAGAACGGCCGGACTCCATCGTGTGTATGAGCAGTTACGTTGCTTTCGGAGTGCTTCAGGCAGCCAAGGAATTAGGAATACACGTGCCCACACAGCTGGGGATAGCTGCTTTCGACGAATATCCTCTATCCCGTTATACAACCCCACCCTTAACTTCATTAAATATTGATACGTTCAGTCTAGGTGTCTCTTCAGGCCATTTGCTGATGGACCGAATCCGCAACAGCGATTTGCCTTCCCGTTATCTGCTGCTAGAGCCGGAGCTTATACCACGTGAATCAACCCTGAGAAATTCTTCTTGCTAA
- the ylbJ gene encoding sporulation integral membrane protein YlbJ — protein MNVKKIHGPLLALGLAGCMLLLLIHPEASLSAALRGLTVWWDVLFPSLFPFFVISEVMLGFGVVHLFGTLLDPLMRPLFGIPGSGGFVAAMGYVSGYPVGAKLTAKLREQNLISRIEGERLVAFTTSSDPIFLLGAVSVGFFHDASLGLILALSHYGAGLLVGLLMSFHGRREEAISTPDSTVPGEQTPALQSGPRLRTALISMAEARRKDGRSLGELMKGAIQSSLQLIIIVGGLVVFFNVLMELLARAGIMSYLFRFMGLLLSLGGFPPELAGALGNGFFEVTLGARSAGEAAASLPLHFKVATAAFILSWGGLSVHAQVSSILNGTGLRYLPFMTARLIHAVLAAGLALLLWRPVMGTGLSSAWSSLPAATAFAPSASGIAASLGLLSILLAIGLLLSLLIPAFGAIIRMIRRNG, from the coding sequence ATGAACGTTAAAAAAATTCACGGCCCGCTACTGGCTTTGGGGCTGGCGGGTTGTATGCTGCTGCTGCTTATTCACCCAGAAGCATCTCTCAGCGCAGCACTGCGCGGATTAACCGTATGGTGGGACGTGCTCTTCCCGTCACTATTTCCTTTCTTCGTCATTTCCGAAGTCATGCTGGGCTTCGGCGTTGTTCATCTCTTCGGCACACTGCTTGATCCGCTTATGCGCCCTCTATTCGGGATTCCGGGCAGCGGTGGTTTCGTTGCTGCTATGGGATATGTATCAGGATATCCCGTTGGCGCAAAATTAACCGCCAAACTGCGGGAGCAGAATCTGATTAGTCGAATTGAAGGGGAGCGGTTGGTAGCTTTCACCACCTCCTCCGATCCCATATTTCTACTTGGTGCGGTATCGGTCGGCTTCTTTCATGATGCCTCTTTAGGGCTGATTCTGGCCCTCTCCCACTATGGGGCCGGTTTACTCGTCGGACTGTTAATGTCTTTTCACGGAAGACGCGAAGAGGCTATCTCCACTCCAGATTCAACTGTTCCTGGAGAACAGACTCCAGCACTTCAGAGTGGGCCTAGACTGCGGACTGCATTAATCTCCATGGCCGAAGCTAGGCGTAAGGACGGGCGAAGCCTTGGCGAGCTTATGAAAGGCGCCATTCAATCCTCACTACAGCTTATTATTATCGTAGGTGGCCTGGTTGTATTCTTCAATGTGCTTATGGAATTGCTCGCCCGCGCCGGAATCATGTCTTACCTCTTCCGCTTCATGGGTCTGCTACTTTCTCTAGGCGGATTCCCCCCGGAGCTGGCAGGAGCTTTGGGAAATGGCTTCTTCGAAGTTACCCTCGGTGCTCGCTCCGCCGGTGAAGCAGCCGCTTCACTACCGCTTCATTTCAAGGTTGCCACTGCTGCCTTTATTCTTTCCTGGGGTGGCCTGTCTGTGCATGCCCAAGTCTCCAGTATTCTGAACGGTACCGGACTGCGTTACCTGCCTTTCATGACTGCAAGGCTGATTCATGCTGTGCTTGCAGCTGGATTGGCGCTATTGCTCTGGCGCCCCGTAATGGGTACAGGGCTGTCCAGTGCCTGGAGCTCCCTGCCTGCCGCCACTGCCTTTGCCCCTTCTGCTTCCGGCATCGCTGCAAGTCTTGGGCTACTAAGTATATTATTGGCTATCGGACTGCTATTATCACTGCTTATCCCGGCTTTCGGCGCGATAATTAGAATGATCCGGCGGAATGGATGA
- a CDS encoding M23 family metallopeptidase: MFSLFQNLIVRRTMLCLCATVILWGSYGIPDLTIAQGLPALKNSSVNSYNSSENIGAARKELYEQMSAATGIPWFRFAAVDQYERTITKKSKTDSPAATRLTGITIAPAVWSGPLNPDQEDTSPASISFFGGFGRDGSGDGLADPENDADVLYSVANHLLQYGDSASDFSIAIWEYYHNGRAAQRINQFAKLFEHFGRLDLSGNAFPLPLGTLYSYRSTWGTGRSWGGARIHEGTDLFAPQGMTVRSTCYGIVETKGWNRYGGWRIGIRDIENRYHYYAHLAGYDKSVSRGDIVTPGQTIGWVGSSGYGNPGTQGKFPPHLHYGIYRDRGIIEWAFDPYPLLKQWENKEYRALTNKKNVH; this comes from the coding sequence ATGTTCTCCCTGTTTCAGAATCTTATAGTCCGCAGAACTATGCTGTGTCTGTGTGCAACCGTGATCCTATGGGGAAGTTATGGAATACCCGACCTCACAATTGCCCAAGGTCTCCCAGCGTTGAAAAACAGCAGTGTTAATTCCTATAACAGTTCAGAAAACATTGGAGCTGCCCGTAAAGAACTTTATGAGCAAATGAGCGCGGCAACTGGAATTCCTTGGTTCAGGTTCGCAGCCGTAGATCAATATGAACGTACGATTACAAAAAAGAGCAAAACAGACAGTCCTGCTGCAACCCGTCTTACCGGAATTACCATAGCTCCAGCCGTATGGTCTGGTCCGCTCAACCCCGATCAAGAAGATACTTCACCGGCATCTATCAGCTTCTTCGGCGGCTTCGGCCGCGACGGCTCGGGAGACGGTCTCGCTGATCCCGAGAATGATGCTGATGTTCTATATAGTGTAGCCAACCATTTGCTGCAATACGGAGATTCCGCTAGTGATTTCAGCATTGCCATTTGGGAATACTATCATAACGGCCGTGCTGCGCAGCGGATTAATCAATTTGCCAAGCTTTTTGAGCATTTCGGACGGCTTGATCTGTCTGGTAATGCGTTCCCGCTGCCGCTCGGAACTCTGTATTCATACCGAAGCACCTGGGGCACGGGCCGAAGCTGGGGAGGGGCTCGTATCCACGAAGGTACAGATCTGTTTGCACCACAAGGCATGACTGTACGCAGCACCTGTTACGGCATAGTGGAGACTAAAGGCTGGAACCGCTACGGAGGTTGGAGGATCGGTATTCGGGATATCGAGAACCGCTACCATTATTACGCTCATCTGGCTGGCTATGACAAATCCGTCTCACGTGGAGATATTGTTACACCAGGGCAGACCATTGGCTGGGTCGGCAGCTCCGGCTATGGAAATCCCGGTACGCAGGGCAAATTCCCCCCGCATCTCCATTATGGAATATATCGAGATCGAGGCATTATTGAATGGGCTTTCGACCCCTACCCCTTGCTTAAACAATGGGAGAATAAGGAGTATAGGGCGCTCACAAACAAAAAGAACGTACATTAA
- a CDS encoding alpha amylase N-terminal ig-like domain-containing protein, translating to MSQRWFLYHASEDPFAFPVGPGALKLRLFVQSGQHLSCTVVHSDRYDSPGSEVPMPMERIGSAGAYDIHEAIIMTDTKRSRYLFHVGNPAGDYLWYGERGMSENRERAGTFQYAYIHRSLAMEVPTWSADAVAYQIYPSSFNQGTLQGISDKMPYLQELGVSAIYMTPVFESPSEHKYNTSDYYKVDPAFGDMNGLKELVRDAHQRGIKVILDAVFNHAGDTFFAFKDVLEQGEASLYKDWFFIHSYPVEQSPLLNYETFAKAEATMPKLNMDNSDAADYMIAVAKHWVREAGIDGWRLDVANEVNPSFWSRFRRELKSEYPELLLIGEIMHASGPWLRGDQFDGGMNYLLREAMLEFYAQQSTGPVRFMEQLLHLEALYNDQANQAMFQLIGSHDTLRFLTACKQGGRGWDRESTAEQRMKLAVFFQMTYIGIPMIYYGDEIGMEGATDPHCRKPMIWLEQEQNTVLHNWYKQLISLRMEHDVLRKGSFRPWFTDEVRNVLGYLRSSGQEKMGLIINNSPNSYQLELCRFRSDKNVLTDLLSGMTIRNSDRLIVEVEPFGCLMLH from the coding sequence ATGTCTCAGAGATGGTTTTTGTATCATGCCAGTGAAGATCCGTTTGCCTTTCCCGTCGGCCCAGGAGCTTTGAAGCTGCGATTATTTGTACAGAGTGGACAGCACTTATCCTGCACCGTGGTCCATTCGGATAGATATGATTCGCCGGGCAGTGAAGTCCCTATGCCAATGGAAAGAATCGGTTCAGCAGGTGCCTACGATATTCATGAAGCGATTATAATGACAGATACCAAAAGAAGCAGATATTTGTTCCATGTGGGAAATCCGGCCGGTGATTACCTCTGGTACGGGGAGAGAGGGATGTCGGAGAACCGCGAACGTGCTGGTACTTTTCAATATGCCTATATTCATCGCTCACTAGCGATGGAAGTGCCTACATGGAGTGCAGATGCGGTAGCTTATCAGATTTATCCCAGCAGCTTCAATCAAGGAACCCTACAAGGAATTTCTGACAAAATGCCTTACTTACAGGAGCTAGGCGTAAGCGCCATTTATATGACGCCAGTATTTGAGTCACCTTCCGAGCACAAATATAATACCTCGGATTATTATAAGGTTGATCCGGCATTCGGGGATATGAACGGCTTGAAGGAGCTTGTGAGGGACGCCCATCAGCGGGGGATCAAAGTGATTTTGGATGCCGTGTTTAATCATGCGGGCGATACTTTTTTTGCCTTCAAGGATGTATTGGAACAAGGTGAAGCCTCACTATATAAGGATTGGTTCTTCATTCACTCTTATCCAGTTGAACAGTCTCCCCTACTTAATTATGAAACGTTTGCCAAAGCTGAAGCTACGATGCCCAAGCTGAATATGGATAATTCGGATGCTGCTGATTATATGATAGCTGTTGCTAAGCATTGGGTGCGTGAAGCGGGAATTGATGGCTGGCGCCTGGATGTAGCGAATGAAGTGAATCCGTCATTCTGGTCCCGTTTTCGGCGAGAGCTGAAGTCTGAATATCCTGAATTGCTGCTGATCGGTGAGATCATGCATGCTTCTGGACCTTGGCTAAGAGGCGATCAGTTCGATGGTGGCATGAACTATTTGCTGCGGGAGGCGATGCTGGAATTTTACGCTCAGCAATCGACGGGACCCGTGCGCTTTATGGAGCAGTTGCTGCATCTGGAGGCGCTGTATAACGATCAGGCCAATCAAGCGATGTTCCAGCTCATTGGCAGCCATGATACGCTGCGCTTCTTGACAGCCTGTAAGCAGGGTGGACGCGGCTGGGACCGGGAGAGCACCGCTGAGCAGCGGATGAAGCTGGCCGTTTTTTTTCAGATGACCTATATCGGTATTCCAATGATCTATTATGGCGATGAGATTGGGATGGAGGGAGCCACCGATCCTCACTGCAGAAAACCGATGATTTGGCTGGAGCAGGAGCAGAATACAGTACTGCATAATTGGTATAAACAACTGATTTCTTTAAGAATGGAGCATGACGTCCTGCGAAAGGGTTCATTCCGTCCCTGGTTTACGGATGAAGTCCGTAATGTGCTCGGATATCTTCGGAGCAGTGGGCAAGAGAAAATGGGCTTAATCATCAACAATTCTCCAAATTCATATCAACTAGAGCTGTGCCGCTTCCGTTCCGATAAGAACGTGCTGACCGATCTATTGTCCGGAATGACCATCAGGAACTCTGACCGATTAATCGTCGAGGTTGAACCATTTGGCTGTCTGATGCTTCATTAA
- a CDS encoding NAD kinase: MRYYVLDRGDQLSTNLAEQFHKLAAERNLQLDAESPEIVVSIGGDGTMLHAFHTFIDQIPNLAFVGVHTGHLGFYADWQAEELPTLIDYMCGESKPTKARMVQYPLLELEIHKKSGSSSHIALNEFTLKGVDGTVVIQMDINDVTFEMFRGDGLCISTPSGSTAYNKSLGGAMVHPSIEALQISEIASINNRVFRTMGSPLLLPKHHHCDIFSRKDQRLLLTIDHNNIPVDDLISVRCQVSDKKISFARYRPFPFWNRVRDAFLI, translated from the coding sequence TTGAGATATTATGTTCTGGACCGCGGTGACCAACTGTCTACGAATCTTGCGGAGCAATTTCACAAGCTAGCGGCGGAACGGAACCTGCAACTGGATGCCGAGTCTCCAGAAATCGTTGTATCGATTGGCGGAGACGGTACCATGCTGCACGCTTTTCATACTTTTATCGATCAGATCCCGAATCTGGCCTTCGTAGGCGTGCATACCGGTCATCTTGGCTTCTATGCAGACTGGCAGGCAGAAGAATTGCCGACCTTAATTGATTATATGTGTGGTGAGTCCAAACCGACCAAGGCACGTATGGTACAATACCCGTTGTTGGAGCTGGAAATCCATAAGAAATCAGGTTCTTCGTCCCACATTGCACTTAACGAATTCACCCTTAAGGGTGTTGACGGAACCGTTGTGATTCAGATGGACATTAATGACGTTACTTTCGAAATGTTCCGGGGTGACGGCCTGTGTATATCTACTCCCTCCGGCAGCACGGCTTATAACAAAAGCCTTGGGGGCGCTATGGTGCATCCTTCAATCGAAGCCTTGCAGATTTCTGAAATTGCCTCTATTAACAATCGTGTATTTCGAACTATGGGTTCACCGCTGCTGCTGCCGAAGCATCATCACTGCGATATTTTCTCGCGTAAAGACCAGCGTCTACTGCTTACCATTGACCATAATAATATCCCAGTGGATGACCTCATTTCCGTACGCTGCCAAGTCTCGGACAAGAAGATCAGTTTTGCCAGATACCGTCCGTTTCCGTTCTGGAATCGTGTCCGCGATGCTTTTCTAATCTAG